From a region of the Mycobacterium intracellulare ATCC 13950 genome:
- a CDS encoding TauD/TfdA dioxygenase family protein — protein MRGFIDGLRAEHRFGATLAFERSAEKIGELVRGKPLAAIHPVVRVHPETNERVVYVNQFFTKEIVDLSPRESRHVLGLLFEQISRPEYSVRFKWEPGSVAFWDNRATLHLAPRDFEHLDHERVLHRTTLVGDIPVGPDGRPSEPLEGQFFGAA, from the coding sequence GTGCGTGGGTTCATCGACGGGCTTCGCGCCGAGCACCGGTTCGGTGCCACGCTGGCCTTCGAACGCAGCGCCGAGAAGATCGGCGAGCTGGTTCGCGGCAAGCCGTTGGCGGCAATCCATCCGGTGGTGCGGGTGCACCCCGAGACCAACGAGCGCGTGGTGTATGTCAACCAGTTCTTCACCAAGGAGATCGTCGACCTGTCCCCGCGGGAGAGTCGTCACGTCCTGGGCCTGTTGTTCGAGCAGATCTCCCGCCCGGAGTATTCGGTTCGATTCAAGTGGGAGCCGGGAAGCGTTGCGTTCTGGGACAATCGGGCCACGTTGCATCTCGCGCCGCGCGACTTCGAGCATCTCGATCACGAGCGCGTGCTGCATCGGACCACGCTGGTCGGCGACATCCCGGTCGGCCCGGACGGGCGCCCATCGGAGCCGTTGGAGGGCCAGTTCTTTGGGGCCGCCTGA
- a CDS encoding UDP-glucose dehydrogenase family protein has translation MRCTVFGTGYLGATHAVGMAALGHDVLGIDIDPGKVAKLAGGDIPFYEPGLRKLLNENLAAGRLRFTTDYDAAADFADLHFLGVGTPQKKGEYGADLRHVYAVIDELVPRLTSSAVLVGKSTVPVGTAAELNQRAAALAPRGVDVEIAWNPEFLREGYAVQDTLRPDRIVLGVHQDSVRAEAAVRELYGPLLDAGVPFLVTDLQTAELVKVSANAFLATKISFINAISEVCEAAGADVSLLADALGYDPRIGRQFLNAGLGFGGGCLPKDIRAFMARAGELGADQALTFLREVDSINMRRRTRMVELASAACGGSLLGANVAVLGAAFKPESDDVRDSPALNVAGQLQLNGAAVNVYDPKALDNAQRLFPTLNYAVSVEEACERADAVLVLTEWRQFVELDPDDLADGVRARVIVDGRNCLDTARWQRAGWRVYRLGAPRP, from the coding sequence ATGCGATGCACCGTGTTCGGCACGGGATACCTCGGTGCCACCCACGCGGTCGGGATGGCGGCGCTCGGACACGACGTCCTCGGGATCGACATCGACCCGGGCAAGGTGGCCAAGCTCGCCGGGGGTGACATCCCCTTTTACGAGCCAGGCTTGCGAAAGTTGTTGAACGAGAACCTGGCTGCGGGACGGCTGCGGTTCACCACCGACTACGACGCGGCCGCCGACTTCGCCGACCTGCACTTCCTGGGCGTGGGCACACCGCAGAAGAAGGGCGAATACGGCGCCGATCTGCGCCACGTCTATGCCGTGATCGACGAGTTGGTGCCCCGGTTGACCAGTTCGGCGGTGCTGGTGGGCAAATCGACGGTCCCGGTGGGCACCGCGGCCGAGTTGAACCAACGTGCCGCCGCGCTGGCGCCGCGCGGGGTGGACGTCGAAATCGCCTGGAATCCGGAGTTTCTGCGCGAGGGCTACGCGGTGCAGGACACCCTGCGCCCGGACCGCATTGTGCTTGGGGTCCACCAGGATTCGGTGCGCGCCGAGGCCGCCGTTCGTGAGCTGTACGGCCCGCTGCTGGACGCGGGGGTGCCGTTCCTGGTGACGGATCTGCAAACCGCGGAGTTGGTCAAGGTCTCCGCCAATGCCTTTCTGGCGACGAAGATCTCGTTCATCAACGCCATTTCCGAGGTGTGCGAGGCGGCCGGCGCGGACGTCAGCCTGCTGGCGGATGCGCTCGGATACGATCCCCGCATCGGACGCCAATTCCTCAACGCCGGTTTGGGTTTCGGCGGTGGCTGCCTGCCCAAGGACATCCGGGCATTCATGGCGCGCGCCGGCGAACTCGGGGCCGACCAGGCGCTGACGTTCCTGCGTGAGGTGGACAGCATCAACATGCGTCGCCGCACCCGGATGGTGGAACTGGCCAGCGCGGCGTGCGGCGGATCGCTGCTGGGCGCCAACGTCGCGGTGCTCGGCGCGGCGTTCAAGCCCGAATCCGACGACGTGCGCGACTCGCCCGCCCTCAACGTGGCGGGGCAACTGCAGCTCAACGGCGCCGCGGTCAACGTCTATGACCCCAAGGCGCTGGACAACGCGCAGCGCCTGTTCCCGACCCTGAACTATGCGGTCTCGGTCGAAGAGGCCTGCGAGCGCGCGGATGCCGTGCTGGTGCTCACCGAGTGGCGGCAATTCGTCGAGCTCGATCCCGACGACCTGGCCGACGGGGTGCGCGCCCGCGTCATCGTCGACGGCCGCAACTGCCTGGACACCGCCCGCTGGCAGCGGGCGGGCTGGCGGGTATATCGGCTCGGCGCCCCGCGACCGTAG
- a CDS encoding DUF7159 family protein, protein MDTVLGVSMAPTAVRMVLVEGENGDGATVDEDNFDVTTSTDAATVTASDQVVSAILGTRQGAAEGGYQLASTGVTFTDPVEAAALRDKLAAHKVENVMLVSAFLAAAALAQAVGHRTNYAQTALLYIEPETATLAIVDSADGSIADVRRQVLPEDDEAAVAELTRLVSGAENMESRPDAVFVVGSGIDIPLIKPALEAATTLPLTAAEEPETALARGAALASAHAPLFASSTAALAYAQDPGTGAINPLAVAPGYFDAPGDAGVDALAYSAVPDDPDDFFTGSQTAATELVGAEYRGRNFKLVGSAVAAVFVIGVVALVVSLAIAIRPTANVRPSPNENVVVAPTRPAPAPAAPAPAQAPAAPAPAPEAPAPVPEAPAPAPAAPAPAPVAPAPIPVPAAPPPAPAPPPVAPVPVPIPLPIPGIGGPPGGGWGPGHGGGHGDHDDGFPGGPRGGFGGGPRGGFGGGHGHGGFGGGGPRINIPGIPGI, encoded by the coding sequence TTGGACACCGTACTTGGTGTGTCGATGGCGCCGACCGCAGTCCGGATGGTGCTGGTCGAGGGGGAAAACGGCGACGGTGCGACCGTCGATGAAGACAATTTCGACGTGACGACGTCCACTGACGCAGCAACTGTCACCGCCTCGGACCAGGTAGTCTCCGCCATCTTGGGGACGCGTCAGGGCGCAGCGGAGGGTGGCTACCAACTGGCGTCGACCGGGGTCACCTTCACCGACCCCGTCGAGGCGGCCGCGCTGCGCGACAAGCTCGCCGCCCACAAGGTCGAAAATGTGATGCTGGTCTCGGCCTTCCTGGCCGCGGCCGCGCTGGCCCAAGCGGTCGGCCACCGAACCAACTACGCGCAGACCGCGCTGCTCTACATCGAGCCCGAAACCGCGACGCTGGCGATCGTCGACAGCGCCGACGGATCCATCGCCGACGTCCGGCGCCAGGTTCTCCCCGAAGACGACGAGGCGGCCGTCGCCGAGCTGACGCGGCTGGTCTCCGGTGCGGAGAACATGGAAAGCCGCCCGGACGCCGTGTTCGTCGTGGGCTCCGGCATCGACATCCCGCTGATCAAGCCCGCGCTGGAGGCGGCGACCACCCTGCCGTTGACGGCGGCCGAGGAACCGGAAACGGCGCTGGCCCGCGGCGCCGCGCTGGCGTCGGCGCATGCCCCGCTGTTCGCGTCGTCCACCGCCGCCCTGGCATACGCGCAGGATCCCGGCACCGGCGCAATCAATCCGCTGGCGGTGGCGCCCGGCTACTTCGACGCGCCCGGCGACGCCGGGGTGGATGCCCTGGCCTATAGCGCCGTGCCCGACGACCCCGACGACTTCTTCACCGGCTCGCAGACCGCGGCGACCGAGCTCGTCGGCGCGGAATATCGTGGGCGCAACTTCAAGTTGGTGGGCAGCGCCGTGGCGGCGGTCTTCGTCATCGGCGTGGTGGCGCTGGTCGTCTCACTGGCCATCGCCATCCGCCCGACGGCGAATGTGCGGCCCAGCCCGAATGAGAACGTCGTGGTCGCGCCCACCCGGCCCGCCCCGGCGCCCGCGGCCCCGGCGCCTGCCCAGGCGCCCGCGGCTCCCGCGCCCGCCCCGGAGGCCCCGGCGCCCGTTCCAGAGGCTCCCGCCCCGGCTCCGGCCGCCCCGGCTCCGGCCCCGGTGGCGCCCGCGCCGATCCCGGTTCCGGCGGCCCCGCCGCCCGCTCCCGCTCCGCCGCCGGTCGCGCCCGTTCCGGTGCCGATCCCGCTGCCGATCCCAGGCATCGGCGGTCCGCCCGGTGGCGGGTGGGGCCCCGGTCACGGCGGAGGCCACGGGGACCACGACGACGGCTTCCCCGGTGGCCCGCGCGGCGGCTTCGGCGGCGGGCCGCGCGGCGGTTTCGGCGGTGGCCACGGTCACGGCGGATTCGGCGGGGGTGGCCCACGCATCAACATCCCGGGCATCCCGGGGATTTAA
- a CDS encoding DUF7159 family protein yields the protein MEVVLGVSMAPETVRMVLVEGAAAGGVTVDQDGFDVVGDPTPAAAADHVVATILGTRDSAAQGGYQLKSSGVSWTDPAEAAALRDVLAARRIENVMLVSAVMAAAALAQAMGSATNWARTALLLVEPTSATLAVVDTSNGTVTDVHRHPLPGRDDVALAKLTAMVSGAESMRARPDGLFLVGSDVDIPLIKPTLEAATSLSVTTPEEPEMALARGASLAAANARLGAPRTITMPSARISSTEAAGSNPDARAARSRERHSRKPAATVALVMTIFVTGFVALALALLFGRDPGTDKPPEVSTNVVAPQAPSPPNTGPPPPSAPAPAPPEAPTPDAPQAPAPSPPQSGDHPHWDDWLHRHLGPDFPVP from the coding sequence GTGGAGGTCGTACTCGGTGTGTCGATGGCACCGGAGACAGTCCGCATGGTGCTCGTCGAAGGCGCTGCCGCGGGCGGGGTGACCGTCGATCAGGACGGCTTCGACGTCGTCGGCGATCCGACCCCAGCTGCCGCCGCGGATCACGTCGTCGCGACCATTCTCGGCACCCGCGACAGCGCGGCCCAGGGTGGTTACCAGCTCAAATCGAGCGGAGTGAGCTGGACCGACCCGGCCGAGGCGGCGGCCCTGCGAGATGTGTTGGCGGCGCGCAGGATCGAGAACGTGATGCTGGTCTCGGCGGTGATGGCCGCCGCGGCGCTGGCGCAGGCGATGGGCAGCGCGACCAACTGGGCCCGCACGGCGTTGCTGCTCGTCGAACCCACCAGCGCGACCCTCGCGGTCGTCGACACCTCCAACGGGACCGTCACCGACGTGCACCGGCACCCGCTGCCCGGCCGCGACGACGTCGCGCTGGCGAAGCTGACGGCGATGGTCTCGGGCGCCGAATCAATGAGGGCGCGGCCTGACGGGCTGTTCCTCGTCGGCTCGGACGTGGACATCCCGTTGATCAAGCCAACGCTCGAGGCCGCCACGTCGCTCTCGGTGACCACGCCCGAGGAACCCGAGATGGCCCTGGCCCGGGGTGCCTCGCTGGCCGCGGCGAACGCACGGTTGGGCGCGCCGCGGACGATCACGATGCCGTCCGCGCGGATTTCCTCGACCGAGGCGGCCGGGTCAAACCCCGACGCGCGGGCCGCCCGGTCACGCGAGCGGCACAGCCGAAAGCCGGCGGCCACCGTCGCGCTCGTGATGACCATTTTCGTCACCGGCTTCGTCGCGTTGGCGCTCGCGCTCCTCTTCGGCCGCGATCCGGGCACGGACAAACCACCGGAGGTCAGCACGAACGTCGTCGCTCCGCAGGCCCCGTCGCCCCCGAATACCGGCCCGCCCCCGCCGTCGGCCCCTGCGCCGGCGCCGCCCGAAGCGCCGACGCCCGACGCGCCCCAGGCACCTGCGCCGTCCCCGCCGCAATCCGGCGACCACCCACACTGGGACGACTGGCTGCATCGCCATTTGGGGCCCGATTTTCCGGTCCCCTAG
- a CDS encoding DUF7159 family protein: MVFTSTWPWFTAMPLEGFVLDIVLGVSMAPSSIQMVVLQGEYADGATVEEDAIDVTGADDAATVSASDRVISAILGTREGAADAGLELSSIGVTWTDQFEAAALRDALTAHRLDNVMLVSAFLAAAALAQNVGGAMGYERTAVLLVEPDTATLAVVETSDGSIPDVYKQQIRAESYGAAAEQLSGMVAGLEKLEYRPDGLFVVGSGVDVGPLKPALQTTTALDVSVAEEPETALARGAALASANAPLFASSTAALAYAQDPGTGAVDQHSLPEYLYVPFGPDDGDDELAYSAVADEDADSPTVVIERLFLPEESQPQRRPALLIGSGLAVAGISAVLALEIALAIGIRTTGTVALQPTPNQHLIVPTEQAPAPVQASAPEPKISLPAPVAAPKPLNPPVAAPLPAPPPPEAPPVPAAPPVVPVPVVVPPLPVPVPVRIPVPNPVVRPPLFEAPPRVSIPQPARPQPPVQIPQPPTPPKVGGTVPQSPPHQTPPGEGTPPKPGAPGNSGGGHVPTPGSGGSGGGHVPTPGSGGSGGGHVPTPGSGGSGGGHVPTPGSGGSGGGHVPTPGSGGSGGGHVPTPGSGGGHVPTPGSGGSGGGHVPTPGSGGGVPKPGGGGPGGLGGGHAPAPGGGLGGGHAPAPGGGLGGGHAPAPGGGLGGGHAAPAPRGGAGFGGGHSGGGLGGFGGGHSGGGLGGFGGGHGGGGGHGGGGGGHK, translated from the coding sequence ATGGTTTTTACCTCCACCTGGCCGTGGTTCACCGCAATGCCTTTGGAGGGGTTTGTTTTGGATATCGTGCTCGGGGTGTCGATGGCACCGTCGTCGATCCAAATGGTTGTCCTGCAAGGCGAATACGCCGACGGCGCCACGGTAGAAGAGGACGCGATCGACGTCACCGGCGCCGACGACGCGGCGACCGTGAGCGCGTCCGACCGGGTCATCTCGGCAATCTTGGGCACCCGCGAGGGTGCCGCCGATGCCGGCCTCGAGCTGTCGTCCATCGGGGTGACGTGGACCGACCAGTTCGAAGCTGCCGCCCTGCGCGACGCGCTGACCGCTCACCGGCTCGACAACGTGATGCTGGTCTCGGCGTTTCTCGCCGCGGCGGCGCTCGCGCAAAACGTCGGCGGCGCAATGGGTTACGAACGCACCGCCGTCCTCCTGGTGGAGCCCGATACCGCCACGCTGGCCGTCGTGGAGACCTCCGACGGCTCCATCCCCGATGTGTACAAGCAGCAGATCCGTGCCGAGTCCTACGGCGCCGCCGCCGAGCAACTCAGCGGAATGGTCGCCGGGCTGGAGAAGCTCGAATACCGCCCGGACGGGCTGTTCGTGGTGGGCTCGGGCGTCGATGTCGGCCCGTTGAAGCCGGCGCTGCAGACGACGACGGCGCTCGACGTGAGCGTGGCCGAGGAGCCGGAGACGGCGCTGGCCCGCGGCGCGGCGCTGGCGTCGGCGAACGCCCCGCTGTTCGCCTCCTCGACCGCGGCGCTGGCCTATGCGCAGGACCCCGGCACCGGCGCCGTCGACCAGCACTCACTGCCCGAATACCTCTATGTCCCGTTCGGTCCCGACGACGGCGACGACGAGCTCGCCTACAGCGCGGTGGCCGATGAGGACGCCGACTCGCCGACCGTGGTCATCGAACGGCTCTTCCTTCCCGAAGAGAGTCAGCCGCAGCGGCGGCCGGCCCTGCTGATCGGCAGCGGGCTGGCGGTGGCCGGCATCAGCGCGGTGTTGGCGCTCGAGATCGCGCTCGCGATCGGGATCCGCACGACGGGCACCGTCGCATTGCAGCCCACCCCGAACCAGCACCTGATCGTTCCCACCGAGCAGGCGCCGGCGCCCGTGCAGGCGTCCGCGCCGGAGCCGAAGATCAGCCTGCCGGCCCCGGTGGCGGCCCCCAAGCCGTTGAATCCCCCGGTCGCGGCCCCGCTGCCCGCGCCTCCGCCGCCGGAAGCCCCTCCCGTACCGGCGGCGCCGCCGGTGGTCCCCGTTCCCGTCGTGGTTCCGCCCCTTCCCGTTCCGGTGCCGGTGCGCATCCCGGTTCCCAACCCGGTGGTAAGGCCGCCGCTGTTCGAGGCACCGCCGCGTGTGTCGATCCCTCAACCGGCGCGGCCGCAACCGCCGGTGCAAATTCCTCAGCCGCCGACGCCCCCGAAGGTGGGCGGCACCGTTCCGCAGTCGCCGCCCCATCAAACGCCTCCCGGTGAAGGCACCCCGCCCAAGCCGGGCGCTCCGGGTAACTCCGGTGGCGGTCACGTGCCGACGCCGGGTTCGGGTGGCTCCGGCGGAGGCCACGTGCCGACACCCGGCTCGGGTGGTTCCGGTGGCGGCCACGTCCCGACGCCCGGGTCGGGTGGCTCCGGCGGAGGCCACGTGCCGACGCCCGGCTCGGGTGGTTCCGGTGGCGGCCATGTCCCGACGCCGGGTTCGGGTGGTTCCGGCGGAGGCCACGTGCCGACGCCCGGTTCTGGAGGTGGCCATGTCCCGACGCCGGGTTCGGGTGGTTCGGGTGGCGGCCATGTCCCGACGCCCGGTTCGGGCGGCGGCGTACCGAAGCCTGGTGGGGGCGGCCCGGGCGGACTCGGCGGCGGCCACGCTCCTGCGCCCGGCGGAGGACTTGGCGGCGGTCACGCTCCTGCTCCTGGCGGCGGACTTGGCGGCGGCCACGCTCCTGCGCCCGGCGGCGGACTTGGCGGTGGCCACGCTGCGCCGGCGCCTAGAGGCGGCGCTGGCTTCGGCGGCGGGCATAGCGGCGGTGGCCTGGGTGGCTTCGGCGGCGGCCACAGCGGCGGCGGCCTGGGCGGGTTCGGCGGTGGTCACGGTGGCGGCGGCGGTCACGGCGGCGGTGGCGGCGGCCACAAATAG
- the dcd gene encoding dCTP deaminase, with product MLLSDRDLRAEISASRLGIDPFDDALVQPSSIDVRLDCMFRVFNNTRYTHIDPAKQQDELTTLVEPVEGEPFVLHPGEFVLGSTLELITLPEDLAGRLEGKSSLGRLGLLTHSTAGFIDPGFSGHITLELSNVANLPITLWPGMKIGQLCILRLTSPAEHPYGSSRVGSKYQGQRGPTPSRSYQNFISST from the coding sequence GTGCTGCTCTCCGATCGCGACCTCAGGGCCGAAATCAGCGCCAGCCGGTTGGGCATCGACCCCTTCGACGACGCCCTGGTGCAGCCGTCCAGCATCGACGTTCGCCTCGACTGCATGTTCCGGGTGTTCAACAACACCCGCTACACCCACATCGACCCGGCCAAGCAGCAGGACGAGCTGACCACCCTGGTCGAGCCCGTCGAGGGGGAGCCGTTCGTGCTGCATCCCGGCGAGTTCGTGCTCGGCTCGACGCTGGAGCTCATCACCTTGCCCGAGGACCTCGCGGGACGGCTGGAGGGCAAGTCGTCGCTGGGCCGCCTCGGCCTGCTGACGCATTCGACCGCCGGCTTCATCGATCCCGGCTTCAGCGGTCACATCACCCTCGAACTGTCCAACGTCGCGAACCTGCCGATCACGCTGTGGCCGGGCATGAAGATCGGTCAGCTGTGCATCTTGCGGTTGACCAGCCCGGCCGAACACCCTTACGGCAGTTCGCGAGTGGGCTCGAAGTACCAGGGCCAGCGAGGACCCACGCCGTCGCGCTCCTATCAGAACTTCATATCGTCTACATAG
- a CDS encoding N-6 DNA methylase, translating into MILNNEEDVKIHALPKVLKALGYDTKRIAYNQTLKAKQGRKTKDIFADAVVFADDARTLPLVVVETKGPEESLTEGDRDQAVSYARLLTPIAPLALVYNGSVGGTKAYNVLSKDLLPDGLPAMKEAIKLASKTAKPDQQEQLKAAAVQETFRVENVEEFKRILRASHNVIRNNEGYDPTKAFDELSKVMFTKLYEERDGKNRFSLQQFDIFASAGVSILDTIFDETKKSKKYSGLFTDSATIELSERTKRELVKQFEKYDLSKTGFDVKGEAFEHFLGDTFTGGLGQYFTPRNVVTFIVDAVDPGPGDKVIDPFSGTGGFLISHHGRAAGQINSTKLSKKAKEDALRHLAEDCIFGIDWNERTSLACRMNMVVHGDGDAGRHIFRQSGFVDVHDGAGENIVGDNVFDVCLTNPPFGSAETDTDVLGSFTVSNGRKSIERAALALERTIRLVKPGGRIGIIIMDGILNNSSTANIREYVLQNTEVLGLISLPPETFEGYGGRSDTTVLFLRKKEQPDDGQQDEETFMAVCRNSGYAPNGAEIAGNELPEILAQYRRWLQGKEIEGVNVWACPVEDRLDPKFYWRPHITVSDTPVEEVNETVLAVAGNLHAELQSIRDELKVLDEVSDFRNVKLGELFEEVREPVAAEADKTYDLAGVRWWGGGSFIRESKLGREIKGGARLNKLAAGTLIYNRLFAFRGSFGIVSAECDGAYASVEFPTFRVRDEVSEPTLVMRYVVHALNSPQYLSVVDAKSSGSTKTSRNRFKQESFNALPVMVPEKADDLARYVTLLDRLDTLRRFANEVLEGEKMLRQAIATQLPMP; encoded by the coding sequence ATGATCCTCAACAACGAGGAGGACGTGAAGATCCACGCCCTGCCGAAGGTGCTCAAGGCGCTTGGGTACGACACGAAGCGGATTGCGTACAACCAGACGCTGAAGGCGAAGCAGGGCCGCAAGACCAAGGACATCTTTGCCGACGCGGTGGTGTTCGCCGACGACGCGCGCACGTTGCCCTTGGTGGTCGTGGAGACGAAGGGGCCGGAGGAGAGTCTCACCGAAGGCGACAGGGACCAGGCGGTGTCCTACGCGCGGCTGCTGACCCCGATTGCCCCGCTGGCTCTCGTCTACAACGGCAGCGTCGGCGGCACCAAGGCGTACAACGTGTTGTCGAAGGACCTGCTGCCCGACGGGCTGCCGGCCATGAAGGAGGCCATCAAGCTGGCTTCCAAGACGGCGAAGCCGGATCAGCAGGAGCAGTTGAAAGCTGCTGCGGTACAAGAAACCTTCAGGGTTGAGAACGTGGAGGAATTCAAGCGCATTCTCCGCGCCAGCCACAACGTCATCCGTAACAACGAGGGGTACGACCCGACGAAGGCGTTCGATGAGCTCTCGAAGGTTATGTTCACCAAGCTCTACGAGGAGCGCGACGGCAAGAACCGGTTCAGCTTGCAGCAGTTCGATATCTTCGCGAGCGCGGGCGTCTCAATCCTCGACACCATCTTCGACGAGACCAAGAAGTCCAAGAAGTACTCGGGTCTGTTCACCGATTCGGCCACGATCGAGCTGTCCGAGCGGACCAAGCGGGAGTTGGTCAAGCAGTTCGAGAAGTACGACCTGTCCAAGACCGGCTTCGATGTGAAAGGCGAAGCGTTCGAACATTTCTTGGGCGACACCTTCACCGGTGGCTTGGGCCAGTACTTCACACCGAGGAACGTCGTCACGTTCATCGTGGACGCTGTCGACCCGGGGCCTGGCGACAAGGTGATCGACCCGTTCAGCGGCACCGGCGGGTTTCTCATCAGCCACCACGGGCGCGCGGCAGGGCAGATCAACTCGACCAAGTTGTCGAAGAAGGCTAAGGAGGACGCGCTGCGCCACCTCGCCGAGGACTGCATCTTCGGCATCGACTGGAACGAGCGGACTTCCTTGGCTTGCCGCATGAACATGGTGGTGCACGGTGACGGCGACGCGGGGCGCCACATCTTCCGGCAGTCGGGTTTCGTGGATGTCCACGATGGCGCTGGCGAGAACATCGTGGGCGACAACGTATTCGATGTCTGCCTCACCAACCCGCCCTTTGGGTCGGCCGAGACGGACACGGACGTGCTCGGCAGCTTTACCGTGTCGAACGGACGCAAGTCGATCGAACGCGCCGCGCTCGCCCTGGAGCGCACCATCCGGCTCGTGAAGCCGGGCGGTCGCATCGGCATCATCATCATGGACGGCATCCTCAACAACTCCAGCACCGCCAACATCCGGGAGTACGTGCTGCAGAACACCGAGGTGCTCGGCCTCATCAGCCTGCCGCCCGAGACGTTCGAGGGCTACGGCGGTCGCTCCGATACCACTGTCTTGTTCCTGCGGAAGAAGGAACAGCCTGACGACGGTCAGCAGGACGAAGAGACGTTCATGGCTGTCTGCCGCAACTCGGGGTATGCCCCCAACGGCGCGGAGATCGCCGGGAATGAGCTGCCCGAGATTCTTGCGCAGTATCGGCGGTGGCTGCAGGGCAAGGAGATCGAGGGCGTCAATGTCTGGGCGTGCCCGGTAGAGGACCGGTTGGACCCGAAGTTCTACTGGCGGCCGCACATCACGGTGTCCGACACCCCGGTGGAGGAGGTCAACGAGACCGTGCTGGCCGTGGCCGGCAATCTGCACGCGGAACTGCAGAGCATCCGCGACGAACTCAAGGTGCTGGACGAGGTGTCCGACTTCCGGAACGTGAAGTTGGGCGAGTTGTTCGAGGAAGTGCGCGAACCGGTCGCCGCTGAGGCCGACAAGACGTACGACCTGGCTGGTGTCCGGTGGTGGGGCGGTGGATCGTTTATCCGCGAGTCCAAGCTGGGCCGCGAGATCAAGGGCGGTGCCCGGCTGAACAAGCTCGCTGCCGGCACCTTGATCTACAACCGGCTGTTTGCGTTCCGTGGTTCATTCGGGATCGTGTCGGCGGAGTGCGACGGCGCGTATGCGTCCGTCGAGTTCCCGACCTTCCGTGTACGGGACGAGGTGTCGGAACCCACCCTGGTGATGCGGTACGTGGTCCACGCGCTGAACTCGCCGCAGTACCTGTCCGTGGTGGACGCGAAGTCCAGCGGGTCCACCAAGACGAGCCGGAACCGGTTCAAGCAGGAATCGTTCAACGCGCTGCCGGTGATGGTTCCCGAGAAGGCGGACGACCTCGCCCGGTACGTCACGCTGCTCGACCGACTGGACACGCTGCGGCGTTTCGCCAACGAGGTGCTGGAGGGCGAGAAGATGCTCCGCCAGGCGATCGCGACGCAGCTGCCGATGCCGTGA
- a CDS encoding tyrosine-type recombinase/integrase: protein MASVQKRVRASGTTTYVVRWYTPDGTERTKGGFRTRKDAKAFAAKADAETLTGMDFDPGKGKMLFRDAAAIWLESRKADTRNNAENHRYALAPAATRRGDGKTLGIDAVFGSYPLNKITREYIQAWVNRLTDAGKKPSTVRHAFWTVRMVLEQAVVDGRLAKSPAVHIKLPTETGTNGGQVGVVVDRAMFLTPAKVSALVDATPWPYNILVHVAAWAGLRAAELGGLTIANVELPDPPLNPNAPAKPGVLRIEQAARAKGSAIEYGPLKTKQSYRRVPLTAETTALLRDYLAEHPRRDEPTAPLFPGTRLTTPRPTGRRATPGAPGAATTGVEEAAPNATAKVRARRQADALAGLTVEDAEKRLVLDWTQPLRHATFYKSVYRPAVLRANRLTPTAKVDTEQSFHSLRHTYASLCLAAGIRPIDIAELMGHRDVKTTLTVYAHLINTDDHTGNMAALGALGIAKPAGNVLPLPRRA from the coding sequence ATGGCAAGCGTTCAGAAGCGCGTACGCGCCAGCGGTACAACAACATACGTGGTGCGTTGGTACACGCCCGACGGCACCGAGCGCACCAAGGGCGGGTTCCGCACCCGCAAGGACGCCAAGGCGTTCGCCGCCAAGGCCGACGCCGAAACGTTGACGGGCATGGACTTCGACCCCGGCAAGGGCAAGATGCTGTTTCGGGACGCGGCGGCGATCTGGTTGGAGTCGCGCAAGGCCGACACCCGCAACAACGCCGAGAACCACCGCTACGCGCTCGCCCCGGCCGCAACCCGGCGCGGCGACGGCAAGACGCTCGGTATTGACGCGGTGTTCGGCAGCTACCCGCTCAACAAGATCACCCGCGAGTACATCCAGGCGTGGGTCAACCGGCTCACCGACGCGGGCAAGAAGCCGTCTACCGTGCGGCACGCGTTCTGGACCGTCCGCATGGTCTTGGAGCAGGCCGTCGTTGATGGCCGGCTGGCGAAGAGCCCCGCCGTGCACATCAAGCTCCCCACCGAGACCGGCACTAACGGCGGCCAAGTCGGCGTGGTCGTGGATCGGGCCATGTTCCTCACGCCCGCAAAGGTTTCCGCGCTCGTGGACGCGACGCCCTGGCCGTACAACATCCTAGTCCACGTCGCGGCGTGGGCGGGTTTGCGGGCGGCGGAACTGGGCGGGCTCACCATCGCGAACGTCGAACTGCCGGACCCGCCGCTGAACCCGAACGCCCCGGCGAAGCCAGGGGTGCTGCGAATTGAGCAGGCCGCGCGCGCGAAGGGTTCTGCCATCGAGTACGGCCCGCTCAAGACCAAGCAGAGCTACCGCCGTGTGCCATTGACCGCCGAGACGACCGCGTTGCTGCGGGACTACCTCGCCGAGCACCCGCGCCGGGACGAGCCGACCGCACCCCTGTTCCCCGGTACGCGGCTGACGACGCCCCGGCCTACGGGAAGGCGGGCGACACCCGGCGCACCAGGAGCGGCCACTACGGGTGTGGAAGAGGCAGCGCCGAACGCGACCGCGAAGGTCCGCGCGCGACGGCAGGCCGACGCCCTGGCCGGTCTCACCGTGGAGGACGCCGAGAAGCGGTTGGTGCTCGACTGGACCCAGCCGCTACGCCACGCGACGTTCTACAAGTCCGTGTACCGACCGGCGGTGTTGCGCGCCAACAGGCTCACGCCGACCGCGAAGGTGGACACCGAGCAGTCATTCCACTCGCTGCGCCACACCTACGCCAGCTTGTGTCTCGCGGCGGGCATCCGGCCGATCGACATTGCCGAGTTGATGGGGCACCGGGACGTCAAGACGACGCTGACGGTCTACGCCCACCTGATCAATACCGACGACCACACCGGCAACATGGCCGCGCTCGGCGCTCTAGGGATCGCCAAGCCCGCCGGAAACGTCTTACCACTACCACGACGCGCCTGA